In Schistocerca americana isolate TAMUIC-IGC-003095 chromosome 7, iqSchAmer2.1, whole genome shotgun sequence, a single genomic region encodes these proteins:
- the LOC124622911 gene encoding uncharacterized protein LOC124622911: MVHHICTPAANRVKKRAILALIRERIRYTRQELYKNAKELLHIHLQLASTLQDHLWERVDGVTWAQADWTHLKPTDKQIDKFARLPGKQEDETEPMKRTVINLTGKPFDDEATSILEKGFNFAPTPALFPSNDIIPAVEHAVRHLTEYKAQGVRRETCRIFSKAKPTTSNISREERKALRPLREEKERMFARKLTRA, from the coding sequence ATGGTGCACCATATATGCACCCCCGCGGCAAACCGGGTCAAGAAACGAGCCATCCTGGCCTTGATCAGGGAGAGGATTCGCTACACTCGACAAGAACTCTACAAGAATGCCAAAGAACTGCTGCACATTCACCTGCAATTAGCCTCCACGCTTCAAGACCATTTATGGGAACGGGTGGATGGCGTCACATGGGCCCAGGCTGACTGGACACACCTGAAACCCACTGACAAACAGATAGACAAGTTTGCAAGGCTACCAGGCAAACAAGAAGATGAGACGGAGCCGATGAAACGAACCGTGATTAACCTCACGGGAAAGCCTTTCGACGACGAAGCCACTTCCATACTCGAAAAGGGATTCAACTTTGCACCGACGCCAGCTCTCTTCCCCTCCAATGACATCATCCCCGCAGTGGAACATGCGGTCCGGCACTTAACCGAGTACAAGGCTCAAGGTGTCAGGAGGGAAACATGTCGGATTTTCTCCAAGGCGAAACCGACCACCAGCAACATCTCACGGGAAGAAAGAAAGGCACTTCGGCCCCTCAGGGAAGAGAAAGAGCGAATGTTTGCAAGAAAGCTGACTCGTGCTTGA